In one Etheostoma cragini isolate CJK2018 unplaced genomic scaffold, CSU_Ecrag_1.0 ScbMSFa_2936, whole genome shotgun sequence genomic region, the following are encoded:
- the LOC117940639 gene encoding dynein heavy chain 11, axonemal-like: MRRLLQVKEEADLLKGGLDRFSFLWQSDRAAVMKDFLKYSRQLGPEELEAEEAPPTLKDFHREIECLSRLKTDVTQLDDVVVLHSWLQVDLRPFRDSLLSVLHDWRQMYTTYLLSAVSDSFHQVTRHGEEESSSSSRFPLTETVLLLEAAGVKLPEHLAAQLQC; this comes from the exons ATGCGTCGCCTGTTGCAGGTGAAGGAGGAGGCGGATCTTCTGAAAGGGGGTCTGGACCGGTTCTCCTTCCTGTGGCAGAGCGACCGGGCCGCCGTCATGAAGGACTTCCTGAAGTACAGCCGGCAGCTGGGCCCCGAGGAGCTGGAGGCCGAGGAGGCCCCGCCCACCCTGAAGGACTTCCACAGAGAG ATCGAGTGTCTCTCCAGACTGAAGACAGATGTGACTCAGTTGGATGATGTGGTGGTCCTTCACAGCTGGCTGCAGGTGGACCTGCGTCCATTCAGAGACTCTCTGCTGTCTGTCCTCCACGACTGGAGACAGATGTACACAACGTACCTGCTGAGTGCCGTCAGCGACAG ttTTCATCAAGTGACTCGGCATGGCGAGGAAGAGTCCTCGTCTTCCTCCAGGTTCCCTCTGACAGAGACCGTCCTCCTGCTGGAAGCTGCAGGAGTCAAGCTGCCTGAACACCTGGCGGCTCAGCTACAG TGCTGA